The DNA region TTCCACACCGGCGCGAACCTCGCGGACATCACCACCAACCGCGTCCTGCAAGGGGCGCTCCTGGACGACACCGCCCGGATCCGCAAGGCCCTCACCGACCAGCTGACGGTGTTCGCCACCATCGACCCGTACCGCCTCGAGCACGGTGTCACGGACGGCTACTACGCCGACGGCTCCTTCATCCAGCACGCCTCCGTGGCGTACACCGGCTCCTACGGCAAGGGGCTGCTCGCCCGGGTCGTGCAGACGCTGAAGATCCTCGACGGCACGGGCTTCGCGCACGGCGAGGAGCTGGTGCCCGTCGTGCACGGGTGGGTGCGCAACGGCTTCGCGCCGCTGATCTTCGAGGGCTGGATGATGGAGATCGTCAAGGGGCGGGCGGTGTCGCGGACCGACTCCGGTTACACGGACGTCGCCGTCGTCGTCGAGGCCGTCGTCGACCTCTCCTCGCTCGCCGCCGGCGCCGTGTCCACCGCCCTCAAGAGCTACGTGAAGCACATCCGCGAGACCTCCCGCGCCGCCCTCGACCCGGCCCGCTTCGTCTCCCCGGTCAGCGTCGTGCGGTACGCCGACATCCTCGCCGACGCCTCCGTCCCGGCGGCCGACCTCAATCCCGCCGCGCGCAGCGTCGCCTTCAACGCGATGGACAAGACCGTGCACCGCAGACCGGGCTACGCCTTCGCCCTGTCCCGCAGCTCGGCGCGGATCAGCAAGTACGAGTACATGAACGGCGAGAACCTGATGCCGTGGTTCCAGGGCGAGGGCGCGCACTACCTCTATCTGGCCGGGCAGGACCAGACCCGGGCGTACGGCGTGGACTACTTCACCACGGTGTCGCCGTACGCGCTCGCGGGCGTCACGGCACCGACGGAACAGCGGCGCACAGTACCGGAGTTGTACGGCAAGCCCTACTACGACAACCCCGGGCACCCGCTGAAGTTCACCTCCTCGTCGGAGTCGCAGAACACGTACGTGTACTTCCCGCGCGGCACCCACGCGCACTCCGGCGGCGCGGTGCTCGGGGCGTACGGCGCGGCCGGGATGGTGCAGTCGAGCGATGTCGCCTTCCGGGACCGGGAGTTGCTGCCCGACGACTTCGTGGTCCACCGCAACGCGGCCGCCACCAAGTCGTGGTTCCTGCTCGACGACGAGATCGTGGTCCTCGCGGCGGGCGTCGGGGACCCGGCCGGGCGCGCCGTGACGACGACTGTCGACGCGCGGATCGCGGCGCCCGACGACGCGGTGTCCGTCACGGGGACGCGTGCCGACGGGCGGCCCTGGTCGGGGCCAGGCACGGCGGAGCTGCGCTGGCTGCGGTACGCCAACGCCACGCAGGGCACCGCCGTCGGTTATCTCTTCCTCGACGCGCCGCCGGTGCGGGTCGCCCTGGACCGGGTGACGCGCAGCCGTCGTGTCGTGCGCACCGCGAACCCGGACACGGCGGTGACCCGGCAGGTCCTCGGCGTGTCGGTGGACCAGGCGGCCGGGGCGCGCCCGATCGGCCTCGCCTACGCGCTGGTCCCGAACGCGGACGCGTCCCGGCTGCGGTCGTACGCGAAGCGGCCGCTGCGCGTCCTCGCCAACTCCGCGCGCGTACAGGCCGTGTCCCACCGGGGCCTCGGACTCACGGCCCTCAACACCTTCACGTCGGGCCGCCACGAGGTCGGTGCCCTGCGCGTCGAGGGCCCGTCGTCCCTCCTCGTCCGCCGCCCGCCGGACTCCGGCCTCACGTCGGTCGCCGTGTCCGACCCGACCATGGGCCGGGACACGGTCAGCGTGCTGCTGCGGGGGCGGCGGCTGCGGAAGGTGACGGCGGACGAGGGGGTCCGGGTGCAGGCGGTGCCCGGGGGTACCCGGATCGACGTCACCACGCGTCACGCGTACGGGCGGAGCTTCACGGTGACGTTGCGGGGGCCGCGCTGACCCGGTCGCGCGTCAGGCGGCCACCGTGTCGTGGTGGATCGGTGTGTGCGCCCCGCGCAGGGGCGCCCCCGTCCCGCCCCGCCGTGCGGCGACGATCTCCGCCGCGATGGACAGCGCCGTCTCCTCCGGCGTGCGCGCGCCGAGGTCGAGGCCGATGGGCGAGTGCAGCAGGGCCAGCTCGCCCTCGGTGACGCCGGCCTCGCGCAGCCGGGCGTTGCGGTCCTCGTGGGTGCGCCGGGACCCCATGGCGCCGACGAAGGCGACCGGCATCCGCAGGGCGTGCACCAGCACCGGCACGTCGAACTTGGCGTCGTGCGTGAGCACGCACAGCACCGTGCGCGCGTCGGTCTCGGTGCGCTCCAGGTACCGGTGCGGCCAGTCGACGACGATCTCGTCGGCCTCGGGGAAGCGGCCGGGTGTGGCGAAGACGGCCCGGGCGTCGCACAAGGTCACGTGATACCCGAGGAACTTGCCCGCCCGCACCAGCGCCGCCGCGAAGTCCACCGCGCCGAACACGATCATGCGGGGCGGCGGCACGCTCGACTCGACGAGCAGGGTGAGCCCGCCGGGGCAGTGCGCGCCGTCCTCGGACACCTCCACGGTGCCGGTCCGGCCCGCGTCGAGCAGGGCCCGGGCCTCGGCGGCGGCGGTGCGGTCCAGGCCCGTGGCGCCGCCGAACCCGCCCTCGTACGTGCCGTCGGGCCGCACCAGGAGCGAGCCGCCCCGCAGGTCGTCCGGGCCGCGGGCGACCCGCACGAGCGCCGCGGTGCGCCCGTCGGCGGCCGCCGCGAGGGCGGCCGCGAGGACGGGGCGGTCCGGGGCGTCGACGCCGACCGGGGTGATGAGGATGTCGATGACGCCGCCGCAGGTCAGGCCGACGGCGAAGGCGTCGTCGTCGCTGTACCCGAAGCGTTCCAGGACGCTGTGGCCGTCGTCGAGTGCCTGGGCGCACAGGTCGTAGACGGCTCCTTCGACGCAGCCGCCGGACACCGAGCCGATGACGGTGCCCTCGCGGTCGACGGCGAGGGCGGCCCCCGGCGGGCGGGGCGCGCTGCCGCCGACGGCAACGACGGTGGCCACGGCGAACTCGCGGCCCTCCGCGGTCCACCGGCGCAGCTCGTCGGCGATGTCAAGCACGGGTCCCGCCCTCGGGCACGGCGCCCGCCCTCAGCACCCGGTCGGGGCGGATCGGCAGTTCGCGGTGGCGGACGCCGGTGGCGTGCCAGACCGCGTTGGCGATGGCGGCGGCCCCGCCGACGATGCCGATCTCACCGATGCCTTTGATGCCGACGGGGTCGCCGGGGGCGGGTTCGCCGATCCAGTCCGCCTCGATGACGGGGACGTCGGCGTTGGCGGCGAAGTGGTAGCCCGCGAGGTCGCCGTTGGCGAGGGCGCCCGAGGTGCGGTCCCTGATGGCCTCCTCGTGCAGCGCCATGGACAGGCCCCAGGTCATGCCGCCGACGAGCTGGCTGCGGGCGGTGAGGGGGTTGACGATGCGTCCGGCGGCGAAGATGCCGAGCATGCGGCGCACCCGCACCTCGCCGGTGCCGACGTCGACGGCGACCTCGGCGAACTGGGCGCCGTAGGAGTGCCGTTCGAGCTGGGACTGCGCGCCGATGGCCTCGGTGGTGTCGGAGCGCACCGTGATGCCCTCCGGCGGGATGTCCGCTCCGGGGGCGAGGCGTTCGCGCAGTTCGGTGATGGCGGCCAGGACGGCCCATGACCACGAGCGGGTCCCCATGGAGCCGCCGGACAGCCAGGCCTGGCCGAGGTCGCTGTCGCCGATCCGCACCCGGACCCGCTCGACCGGCACGTCGAGGGCGTCGGCGGCCACCTGGAGGAGCGCGGTGCGGGCGCCGGTGCCGACGTCGGCCGCGTTGACGCGCACGGTGAAGGTGTCGTCCGCCTCCGCGGTGACCGCGGCGGTCGAGGGGGCGGCACCGGCGGGGAAGGTGGCCCCGGCCGTGCCCGTGCCGATGAGCCAGCGGCCTTCGCGGCGCACGCCGGGGCGCGGGTCACGGTCGGCCCAGCCGAAGCGGCGGGCGCCCTCGTGGAAGCAGGCGAGCAGGTCGTTGTCCTCGAAGGGCAGGCCGGTGACAGGCCCGACGGTGGGTTCGTTGCGGGCACGCAGCTCGATCGGGTCGAGGCCGCACCTCTCGGCGAGCTCGTCGAGCGCGGACTCCAGGGCGAACGACCCGGGTGCCTCTCCCGGCGCGCGCATGAACGTCGGCGTGGGCACGTCGAGCGGCACGACGTGGTTGGCGGTGCGGTGCGCGTCGGCGTCGTACAGGGCGCGGCCGAACGCGCTGCTCGCCTCGACGAACTCGGTCAGGGTCGAGGTGAGCGACACCCCGTCGTGGTCGAAGGCGCGCAGCCGCCCCTCGGCGTCGGCGCCGAGCCTGACCCGCTGGCTCGTGGGGCTGCGGTAGCCGATGAGGGAGAACATCTGCCTGCGGGTCATGACGACGCGCACGGGGCGTCCGATGACGGTGGTCGCCATCACGGCGAGCACGTTGTGGGCGCGGGCCATGGCCTTGGAGCCGAAGCCGCCGCCGACGTGCTCGGAGCGCACGTGCACCGACGCCGGGTCGAGCTGGAACAGCGTGGCGATCTCGCCCGCCGTCGCGAACGTGCCCTGGCTGGAGTCGACGATCTCCAGGCGGCCGTTGTCCCAGCGCGCCATCGCCGCGTGCGGCTCCATGGCGTTGTGGTGCTGTTCGGGAGTGCTGTAGCGCTCGTCGACGAGCACGGCGGACGCGGCGAGCGCGGCGTCCAGGTCGCCCTTCTCCGTGACCGCGGGGCCGATGGCGGTCGCCTCCGGGGTGTAGCGCGCGGGGTGGTCGGCATGGAAGTCGACGTCGTGCGGCTCGGTGTCGTATTCGACGACCAGCGCCTCGGCGGCCTCCCTCGCCTGCTCGGAGGTCTCGGCGACGACGAACGCCACCGGCCAGCCGATGTGCGGCACCCGGTCGCGCTGGAGGATCTCGGCGACCGGGTCGGGCCCGAACTGTCCGACGAAGTTCTCCTGGAGCCGGGGCGCGTTGCCGTGGTGGAGGACGGCGAGCACGCCGGGCATCCGCAGGACGGATTCCTCGTCGACGGAGCGGACGCGGCCGCGGGCGACGGTGGACCCGACGATCCAGCCGTGGGCGAGTTCCGCGTAGGGCACCTCGCCCGAGTAGCGGGCCGCGCCGGTGACCTTGGCGAGTCCCTCGACGCGGGTGTGCGCGGCGCCGACGGCGCCCTTGCCCCGGGTCGTTCCGGTGGCGGTGGTCATCGTGCGGCCCCCTCGGTCGCTTCGGTCAGCTCGCTCAGCAGGGCCACGGTCAGGTTGCGCAGGAGCGGCACCTTGTAGCCGTTGTCGGACAGGGGCTCGGCGGCGGCCAGTTCGGCGTCCGCGGCGGCGGCGAAGGCGGTGGCCGTGGCCGGGCCTCCGGTGAGGGCCGCCTCGGCCGCCCGCGCCCGCCACGGCCGCGACGCGACCGCGCCGTAGGCGAGGCGCACCTCGCGTACGACGCCGTCCTCGACGTCGAGCGCGGCGGCGATCGAGCCGATGGCGAAGGCGTACGAGGCGCGCTCGCGGACCTTGCGGTAGCGGGAGTGGGCGGCGACGGGGGCGGGCGGCAGGGTGACGCCGGTGATCAGGGCGCCGGGCGGCAGCGCGGTCTCGCGGTGCGGGGTGTCGCCGACAGGCAGGTAGAAGTCCGCCAGGTGAGTCTCGCCGGGCCCGTCGGCGGTCTCGTACGAGATGACCGCGTCGAAGGCCGCGAGTGCCACCGCCATGTCGGAGGGGTGGGTGGCGACGCAGTGCGCGGAGGCGCCGAGGATCGCGTGGTTGTGGTGCTCGCCGTCGTGCGCGGAGCAACCGCTGCCGGGCACGCGCTTGTTGCAGTGCCTGGCCGTGTCGGTGAAGTAGCCGCAGCGGGTGCGCTGGAGCAGGTTCCCGCCGACGGTGGCCATGTTGCGCAGCTGCCCGGAGGCGCCCGCGAGGACGGCCTGGGTGAGCGCGGGGTAGCGGCGGCGGACCTCGGGGTGCGCGGCGAGGTCGCTGTTGGTGACGGTCGCGCCGACCCGCAGGCCGCCGTCGGCCGTCACCTCGATGCCGTCCAGGGGCAGTTCCCGTACGTCGACCAGGAGCGCGGGCCGTTCGACGCCGGACTTCATCAGGTCGACGAGGTTGGTGCCGCCGCCGAGGAAGCGGGCCTCGGGGTCGGCGCCGAGCAGGGCGACCGCTCCGGCGACGTCGTGGGCGCGCTGATATGCGAACTCCCTCATGCCGCCGCCTCCTTGGCCTCGGCGCCGTCGGCCCGCATGTCCTCGGCCGCGCGGGCGACCGCCCGCACGATGGACACGTACGCGCCGCAGCGGCAGAGGTTGCCGCTCATGCGTTCGCGGATCTCGTCCGGGTCGAGCGGCGGGGCCGCCTCGGGCCGGACGTCGGTGGTGGCGGCGCTCGGCCAGCCCGCCGCGTGCTCCTCGATGACGGCGATGGCGGAGCAGATCTGGCCGGGGGTGCAGTAGCCGCACTGGTAGCCGTCGAGGTCGAGGAAGGCCTGCTGGACCGGGTGCAGCCGGTCGCCGTCGGCGACGCCCTCGATGGTGGTGATCTCGCGACCGTCGGCGGCGACGGCGAGCTGCAGGCACGCCAGGCTGCGGCGGCCGTCGACGAGGACCGTGCAGGCTCCGCACTGGCCCTGGTCGCAGCCCTTCTTGGTGCCGGTCAGGTCCAGGCGCTCGCGCAGCGCGTCGAGCAGGGTGGTGCGGTGGTCGACGGGAAGGGTGTGCTTCTCGCCGTTGACGTTCAGGGTGATGCCGCTGGACGTCGTGGTGGCGCCGGGCGTCGGTGGAGCCATGGTCGGCCTTCTTTCGCGGTTGCTGGTGCGGTGCGCGACGGGCGCCGGAGTGCTGGGGCGGCGCGGGAAGGGGAGCTTCGAGAGGTGAGCGGTGTCCGGAAACCGACGTGGGTGCGGGGAGGCGGTCAGGCTGAGGCGGAGGGGCGGACGCCGCGCACGGCGGCGTCTTCGCGGGGGTTCAGGGCAGGCGTCCTGGTGAGGGCACCGACTGCTCGCAGTGGGCAGGTGTCACCGGCCGACTGCATCCGGCCACACCTGACGCTATGGTGGAGTGGACTCAAACGGACAGCTGTCCGTTACCCCTCGAAATTTAGCGGACACCTGTCCGCTTAGCAAGGCCGTTCCTCGCCCGCCGCGGGACATACGCCCCGACCGACTGGAGGACGACGAGTGCGCGAGAAGCGCGAGACACCCCTGCGTTCGGACGCGCAGCGCAACCGCGAGCGCATCCTGGCCGTCGCGCTCGAGGAGCTGACGCGGTCCGGCGACGCCCCGCTGAGCGCGATCGCCAAGAAGGCCGGCGTCGGACAGGGGACGTTCTACCGCCACTTCCCGAGCCGCGAGGCACTCGTCCTCGAGGTCTACCGGAACGAGGTACGGCAGGTGGCCGACGCGGCGGCGCGGCTCCTGGAGACCCGGCCGCCGGAGTGCGCGCTGCGGGAGTGGATGGACCACCTCGCCCGGTACGCGATGACCAAGGTGGGCCTCGCCGACGCGATGCGGGTGGCGACCACCAGCCACGGGACCCTGGTCAGCGTGGCGCACGGCCCGCTGACGTCGGCCATCACGCTGCTGCTCGACGCCAACGAGGAGGCGGGCACGATCCGTCCGGGCGTGAGCGCCGACGACTTCCTGCTGGCCATCGCCGGGCTGTGGCAGATCGACCCGCACCAGGAGTGGCAGCCGCGCGCCGGACGCCTGCTCGACCTCGTCATGGACGGCCTGCGGGCCGGCGCGCCGGAGGACCGGGCGCCGGCCGCGGAACGCTAGCGCCCTTCCTTGCACACCTGCTGAATCGCCGTCACCAACTGGTCGCGGTGCGGCTGCGCCGCGCGGTCCAGCGCCAGCGCGAACGGCAGCACGGCGCCGTCGGGCCGCGTGATCCGGCGCGGCGGCGCCACCAGACGCATCTCCTCGGCGGCCACGGCCACGACCTCGGCGCCGAGCCCGCAGAAGCGGTTGGAGTCGTCGATGACGACGAGGCGCCCCGTGCGCTGCACGGACGCGGCCAGCCCCTGCCAGTCGAACGGGTACACCGTGCGCGGGTCGAACACCTCCACCGACACCTCGTCGGCCAGCTCCTCGGCCACCTCCACGGCCTGTCCCACGAACTGGCCGACCGCCACCACCGTGACATCCGTCCCCGGCCGCGCCACATGGCCGACCCCGAGGGGCAGGGGCGCGAGCGAGGCGAGGTCGACGCTCTCGAAGGTCATCGACGAGGCGGCCGGGGTGAGCACCACGACCGGGTCGTCGTCCCGGATCGCCGACACCATCAGGCCGTAGGCGTCCGCGGGGCCCGACGGCACCACGGTCTTCAGGCCGACGTGCGCGAAAAGGCTGTACGGCTGGTCGGAGTGCTGGCCGGCCCAGCCGGTCCGGGAGCCGGAGCCGGGCACCAGATAGGTGACCGGCACCTTCACCTGCCCGCCGGTCATGAGCGAGAACTTGTGCGCCTGGTTGGCGATCTGCTCGAAGACCAGGAACATCAGCGACGGAATCTGGAACTCGATGACGGGGCGGCGCCCCGACAGGGCGGCGCCGGTGGCGAAGCTGGTGAACGCCTGCTCCGACAGCGGGGTGTCGACGATCCGCTCCGGGCCGAAGCGCTGCACGAGCCCCTTGGTGACGTTGGCGACGCCCACCCGGACGTCCTCGCCGAACACGCAGACGTCGAGGTCCCGCTCCAGCTCGTCGCCCAGGGCCCGGGTGAGCGCGGTCAGACAGCCGAGCTTAGGCATGGGTGCTCACTCCCGCCCGGGGCCGCAGGCCCGTCGCGTACAGATGGTCGAGCGCGTCGGCCGGATCGGGTTCCGGGCTGTCCCGCGCGAACCGCACCGCCGTGTCGAGGGCGGCCTCCACCTCGTCGTCGACGCGGGCGCGCTCGCCCTCCGGGATCCGGTCGCCCTGGATCCGCACCGGGTCGCGGCGGCGTCCCTCCTTCACCTGCTCGGGGGTGCGGTAGCGCACGAACGACCGGTGCTCCCAGGTGTGGTGGGCGTCGAACCGGTAGGTGCGGCACTCCAGGAGCGCCGGTCCGCCGCCCGCCCTGGCCCGGTCGACGTGCCTCCGCGCGGCGGCCGCCACGGCCTCGGCGTCCATGCCATCGACCGTCTCGGCGGACATCCCGAAGGCGGCGGCCCGCCCCACGATCGTGCCCGCGACCATGTCCTCCACGGTGACCGTCGAGGAGTAGCCGTTGTTCTCGCACACGAACAGGACCGGGAGCCGCCACAGCGACGCCAGGTTGAGGGACTCCAGGACGACGCCCTGGCTGACCGCCCCGTCGCCGAAGAAGCTCACGGCGACCCGGTCGGCGCCCGCGCGCACCGCCGCCCACGCGGCACCCGTCGCGATCGGGGCACCGGCGCCGACGATGCCGTTCGCGCCGAGGATGCCGAGGCCGACGTCGGCGGCGTGCATGGAGCCGCCCCGCCCCTTGTTCAGGCCCGTCGTGCGGCCCATCAGCTCGGCCGTCATGCGATTCAGGTCGGCGCCCTTGGCCAGGACGTGGCCGTGGCCCCGGTGGGTGCTGGTGATGACGTCGTCGGGGCGCAGCGCCGCGCACACCCCGGCGGCCACGGCCTCCTGGCCGGTACAGGGATGGATGCCACCGACGATCTCGCCCGCCTTCACCAGCTCGACGCAGCGCTCCTCGAAGCGGCGGATCAGCCGCATGGCGCGGTAGAGCGCCACCGCGTCCGGGCCGGATCCGCCGGTGTCCGGGCCGGATCCGCTGGTGTCCGGACCGGATCCGCTGGTGTCCGGATCGGGCCCACCGGCTTCCGGACCCGGCCCACCGGTGCGCGGACGCGGCCCACTGGGGTCCGCCCGCCAAGCCGTGTCCGCTGAGGGTTTCGCCATCCTGTCACTCACTTCCCTTCTCCTCCGTTGTCCTCCGTGGTCCGCCGGCTCACCCTCAGGGCGAGCCCGGCGACGGTGGGTGCCTCGAAGACCGCGCGGATCCCGAGGGGCGTGTCCAGCGCGGCACGGACGCGGGACACGAGCTTCACGGCGAGCAGGGAGTGCCCGCCGAGGTCGAAGAAGCTGTCGTCGACGCCGACGTCCGGTACGCCGAGGGCATCCGCGAACAGCGCGCACAGCGCCGATTCGGTCGCGGTACGCGGCCCTCGCCCCGTCGGCCGCCCCGCGCCGTCGTCCGGGGCGGGCAGGGCACGCCGGTCGAGCTTGCCGTTGGGGCTCAGGGGCAGCCGGTCGAGGGGCACGAAGACGGCGGGCACCATGTACTCGGGCAGGGTCCGTGCCAGCAGATCCCGCAACTCGGCTCCGTCCGGGACCCGTTGCCCGGCCGCGTCCGGCACGCAGTACGCGACGAGCCGGCGGTCCCCGGCCCTGTCCTCGCGCACGACGACCGCGGCCTGCGCGATGCCCGCGTGGGCCACCAGGGCGGACTCCACCTCGCCCGGCTCGATCCGGAAGCCGCGGATCTTCACCTGGTGGTCGGCGCGCCCCAGATACTCCAGGTGACCATCGGCGCGGCGCCTGGCCAGGTCGCCGGTGCGGTACATCCGCTCCCCCGGCCCGCCGAACGGGTCGGGCACGAACCGCTCGGCGGTGAGCCCGGGCCGGTGCAGATAGCCGCGGGCCAGCCCGGCCCCGGCGACGTACAACTCGCCGGTGACGCCGGTCGGTACGAGCTGGAGGTGCTGGTCGAGGACGTAGGTGCGGGTGTTGCGGACGGGACGGCCGATGGGCGGCGCCTCCGGGTCGGGCGAGGCGGCGGGTTCGGTGAAGGCCGCGGCGGCCCCGGAGGCAGCGGAGGCAGTCGAGGCAGCGGAGTCGACGGGGCCGGTGGGGCCCGTGAGGGTGGTGGAGTCGGCTGCGTCCTCGTCCGAGAACCACGCGGTGGTGTAGACGGTGGCCTCGGTCGGGCCGTAGACGTTGACGATCCGCGCGCCCGGCACGGCGGCCCGGATCTGAGCCAGGGTGTGCGCGGGCAGGGCCTCGCCGCCGAGGGCGACGACGTCCGCGCCCAGGTCCACGGCGTGGTGGCTCACCAACTCCTCGAGGGCCGAGGGGACGGCGCAGACGAGGGTGCCCCGCCACTGCCCGCCCGCGCGCTCGCCGAGGGACAGCACGTCGGCGACGACCTCGATGACGCCGCCGGAGAGCAGCGGGCCGAAGATCTCGAAGACGGAGACGTCGAAGGTCAGCGGCGTGGCGGCCAGGGCGTGGGCGAGGCGCGCGGTGCCCAGGGCCTCACGGCCCCACAGCACGAGGTCCACGACGTTCGCGTGCGGGACGAGGACTCCCTTGGGGCGGCCTGTGGATCCGGAGGTGTAGAGGACGTAGGCGCCGTTGGCCGGGGTGAGGGGGCTGGTCCGGTCGCTGTCGCGCGGGTTCGTGGCGGGCGCGTCGGCGTCCGTGTCCAGGGGCACGCGCGGCACGTCCGCGGGGAGTGCGCAGTGCGCGTCGTGCGCGGTGACGACGCAGGCGGGTGCGGCGTCCCGGAGCATGAAGGCGATGCGGTCGGCGGGGTGGCGCGGGTCGACGGGCAGATAGGCGGCGCCGGTCTTCAGGACGGCGACGAGGGCGACGACCATCTCGGCGGAGCGGGGCAGGGCCAGGGCCACGACCTGCTCGGGCCCTGTGCCCTCGGCGATGAGCCGGTGCGCGAGGCGGTTGGCGCGCGCGTTCAACTCCGAGTAGCTGAGCCGCACGTCGCCGAAGACGACGGCCGGGGCGTCCGGGGTGCGCGCCACCTGCTCCTCGAAGAGGTCCACCGCCGTGACCGGCGGGATGGGCCGTGCGGTGTCGTTCCACTCCTCCAGGAGGAGCCGCCGCTCCTTGGCGCTCAGGACGTCCAGGTGGCCGATCGGCAGGTGCGGTTCGTCGGCCGCGGCGCTCAGGAGCCGGGCGAGGCGGGTCGCGACGGCGTCCACGCTCCCGGGGTCGAACAGGTCGGTGCTGTACTCGAAGAACCCGGTCAGACCCGCGGGTCGGCCGTCGTCGGTGAAGCGTTCCTCGATGTTGAGGAGCAGGTCGAAGCGGGCCGAGCCCGGGTGCAGGAGGTCGGTGGCGATCTTCAGGCCGGGGACGTCGAGGCTCGGGGCCGGGGCGTTCTGCACCACCAGGGACACCTGGAAGAGGGGGTGCCTGCCGATGGCGCGGGGCGGGTTGAGGTCGTCGACCAGGTACTCGAAGGGCACGTCCTGGTGCTCGTACGCGCTCAGGGACACGTCACGGACCCGGTGCAGCAGGTCGCGGAAGGTGGGGTTGCCGGAGGTGTCGTTGCGGATGACGAGGGTGTTGACGAAGAAGCCCACGGAGCGGTCGAGGCCCTGGTCGGTGCGGCCTGCGATCGGTGAGCCGATGGGGATGTCGGATCCGGCGCCGAGCCGGGTGAGCAGCGCGGCGAGCCCGGCCTGGAGCACCATGAACAGGCTGGTCCCGGTCTCCTGGGCGAGCGCGGAGAGCCGCCGGTGCAGCTCGGCGTCCCAGGCCACGGAGAGGGTCTCGCCGCCGTAGCCGGGCGCGGCGGGGCGCGGGCGGGCGAAGGGCAGGTCCACCTGTTCCGGCAGGTCGGCGAGCTGGCGCCGCCAGTAGGCGAGCTGGTGGGCGAGCGGGCTCGCCGGGTCGTCGGGGTCGCCGAGGAGGTCGCGCTGCCAGAGGCCGTAGTCGGCGTACTGGACGGCCGGAGCGGGGGCCTGGCTGTGGGACGTCGCGGGGTCCGTGGGGGCGGGCGTCGGGCCGGTGCCGCGAGGGGCGCGCCCGCCGCCCTCGTCACGGGGGTGCCCCGCCGCCGACTCAGCGCGGCGCCTCTCGTACGCCGCCGTCAGATCCTCCGTCAGCGGCGCGAACGACCAGCCGTCGCAGGCGATGTGGTGCACCAGGAGCAGCAGCACGTGCTCGGTGGCGCCGACCTGGAAGAGGTGGGTGCGCAGCGGTATCTCGGCTGCCAGGTCGAAGCGGTGGCCGCTCGCGGCGGCGAGGGCGCCGGACAGCTCCGCCTCGGTCGTGCGGGTCACCGGCAGCGGCGGCCGGGCGTCCTTCGCGGGCAGGATGTGCTGGCGGGGCTCCCCGTCGTGCTCGGGGAAGACGGTGCGCAGGGACTCGTGGCGGGCGACGAGGTCGGCGACGGCGGCGCGCAGCGCGGGGATGTCCAGGTCCCCGCTGAACCGCAGGGTCCAGGGGACGTTGTAGGCGCGGCTCATGCCTTCGAGGCGGTGCAGGAACCACAGGCGGCGCTGGGCGAAGGACAGCGGGAGCGGGTCGGGGCGCTCGGCGGCGCGCAGGACGGGGCGGGTGGCCGAGGCACCGGCGGTGCCGTGGCCGCCCGGGGCGCCGAGTGCGTCCAGGTGCGCGGCGAGTCCGGCGACGGTGGG from Streptomyces flavofungini includes:
- a CDS encoding polysaccharide lyase family 8 super-sandwich domain-containing protein, producing MDITRRRLLSALSAAGLLAVVPAGPVSAAAAAEGAARLRANTVAVFAGTPESNARPETAAKIAAVDRAARTNLKAMDDAGAGELFAGLALGTDDANLHTAYRWLYEIALATRVHGGGLHGDAAARRRVIEGLVWLHERYYGDQSKGYYGNWFTWEIGISQQVSKTLVLLYDEVLAQRPDLVRTYVASMDAYLRNGKDGDVNLDSRFHTGANLADITTNRVLQGALLDDTARIRKALTDQLTVFATIDPYRLEHGVTDGYYADGSFIQHASVAYTGSYGKGLLARVVQTLKILDGTGFAHGEELVPVVHGWVRNGFAPLIFEGWMMEIVKGRAVSRTDSGYTDVAVVVEAVVDLSSLAAGAVSTALKSYVKHIRETSRAALDPARFVSPVSVVRYADILADASVPAADLNPAARSVAFNAMDKTVHRRPGYAFALSRSSARISKYEYMNGENLMPWFQGEGAHYLYLAGQDQTRAYGVDYFTTVSPYALAGVTAPTEQRRTVPELYGKPYYDNPGHPLKFTSSSESQNTYVYFPRGTHAHSGGAVLGAYGAAGMVQSSDVAFRDRELLPDDFVVHRNAAATKSWFLLDDEIVVLAAGVGDPAGRAVTTTVDARIAAPDDAVSVTGTRADGRPWSGPGTAELRWLRYANATQGTAVGYLFLDAPPVRVALDRVTRSRRVVRTANPDTAVTRQVLGVSVDQAAGARPIGLAYALVPNADASRLRSYAKRPLRVLANSARVQAVSHRGLGLTALNTFTSGRHEVGALRVEGPSSLLVRRPPDSGLTSVAVSDPTMGRDTVSVLLRGRRLRKVTADEGVRVQAVPGGTRIDVTTRHAYGRSFTVTLRGPR
- a CDS encoding XdhC family protein gives rise to the protein MLDIADELRRWTAEGREFAVATVVAVGGSAPRPPGAALAVDREGTVIGSVSGGCVEGAVYDLCAQALDDGHSVLERFGYSDDDAFAVGLTCGGVIDILITPVGVDAPDRPVLAAALAAAADGRTAALVRVARGPDDLRGGSLLVRPDGTYEGGFGGATGLDRTAAAEARALLDAGRTGTVEVSEDGAHCPGGLTLLVESSVPPPRMIVFGAVDFAAALVRAGKFLGYHVTLCDARAVFATPGRFPEADEIVVDWPHRYLERTETDARTVLCVLTHDAKFDVPVLVHALRMPVAFVGAMGSRRTHEDRNARLREAGVTEGELALLHSPIGLDLGARTPEETALSIAAEIVAARRGGTGAPLRGAHTPIHHDTVAA
- a CDS encoding xanthine dehydrogenase family protein molybdopterin-binding subunit, with protein sequence MTTATGTTRGKGAVGAAHTRVEGLAKVTGAARYSGEVPYAELAHGWIVGSTVARGRVRSVDEESVLRMPGVLAVLHHGNAPRLQENFVGQFGPDPVAEILQRDRVPHIGWPVAFVVAETSEQAREAAEALVVEYDTEPHDVDFHADHPARYTPEATAIGPAVTEKGDLDAALAASAVLVDERYSTPEQHHNAMEPHAAMARWDNGRLEIVDSSQGTFATAGEIATLFQLDPASVHVRSEHVGGGFGSKAMARAHNVLAVMATTVIGRPVRVVMTRRQMFSLIGYRSPTSQRVRLGADAEGRLRAFDHDGVSLTSTLTEFVEASSAFGRALYDADAHRTANHVVPLDVPTPTFMRAPGEAPGSFALESALDELAERCGLDPIELRARNEPTVGPVTGLPFEDNDLLACFHEGARRFGWADRDPRPGVRREGRWLIGTGTAGATFPAGAAPSTAAVTAEADDTFTVRVNAADVGTGARTALLQVAADALDVPVERVRVRIGDSDLGQAWLSGGSMGTRSWSWAVLAAITELRERLAPGADIPPEGITVRSDTTEAIGAQSQLERHSYGAQFAEVAVDVGTGEVRVRRMLGIFAAGRIVNPLTARSQLVGGMTWGLSMALHEEAIRDRTSGALANGDLAGYHFAANADVPVIEADWIGEPAPGDPVGIKGIGEIGIVGGAAAIANAVWHATGVRHRELPIRPDRVLRAGAVPEGGTRA
- a CDS encoding FAD binding domain-containing protein → MREFAYQRAHDVAGAVALLGADPEARFLGGGTNLVDLMKSGVERPALLVDVRELPLDGIEVTADGGLRVGATVTNSDLAAHPEVRRRYPALTQAVLAGASGQLRNMATVGGNLLQRTRCGYFTDTARHCNKRVPGSGCSAHDGEHHNHAILGASAHCVATHPSDMAVALAAFDAVISYETADGPGETHLADFYLPVGDTPHRETALPPGALITGVTLPPAPVAAHSRYRKVRERASYAFAIGSIAAALDVEDGVVREVRLAYGAVASRPWRARAAEAALTGGPATATAFAAAADAELAAAEPLSDNGYKVPLLRNLTVALLSELTEATEGAAR
- a CDS encoding (2Fe-2S)-binding protein, with amino-acid sequence MAPPTPGATTTSSGITLNVNGEKHTLPVDHRTTLLDALRERLDLTGTKKGCDQGQCGACTVLVDGRRSLACLQLAVAADGREITTIEGVADGDRLHPVQQAFLDLDGYQCGYCTPGQICSAIAVIEEHAAGWPSAATTDVRPEAAPPLDPDEIRERMSGNLCRCGAYVSIVRAVARAAEDMRADGAEAKEAAA